The DNA segment AAAGAAAATTGCAACAAAGCCAGCAATATTGGGGGGAGCGTTTAACGGAGGAGTGGGCAGTGATCTCGCCAAGCCTTGCCATTGCAGATTTTTGCGAACAAGTAAAAACGCTGGAAAAACAGACCGCACTTGTGGAACAAAAATTAGCTCAACTTGAAAAGAACCGAATTTAATCTGATGACTTTTAAAGATTTCAAACGTTTATACAAAATTATCCGCACTTTTTTAATTTACGGCATTGATGAAGCCTTGCCCCATAACGCCTACACGCGACCTTTGCGCTGTTGGCGAAAAACCTTATTTTGGTTACGCAATCAGCATAAAGATCTTGCCTTTGGCTTGCGTTTACGCCTTGCCTTGCAAGAACTCGGGCCCGTTTGGATCAAGCTCGGGCAAATGCTTTCCACAAGACGGGATCTGTTCCCACCTGAAATCGCTGATGAATTGGCATTATTGCAAGATCAAGTTGAGCCATTTGACGGCAAAATCGCTCGCGAACAAATTGAACAAGCCTTTGGGGGTAAATTAGAAACTTGGTTTGATGATTTTGATGAAACCGCGCTTGCTTCCGCCTCTATCGCACAAGTGCATACGGCAAGATTTAATGCCACACAGCCCCTTGCGGGGAAAGAAGTAGTGCTGAAAGTGCTACGCCCGAATATTCAGCCACAAATTGAAGCAGATTTAAGCTGGATGTATAAACTTGCCAGCTGGATTCCGCGTTTATCAAGTGAAGGGCATCGTCTGCGTGCGGTGGAAGTGATTCGCGAATATGAAAAAACCTTGCGTGATGAACTAGATTTACGCACCGAAATGGCCAATGCTATTAAGCTCAAAGCTAACTTTGCCGATAGTCCAATGTTGTATATTCCTGAAATGTATCAAGAATTTTGCTATCGCAATGTGATCACCATGGAGCGTATTTACGGCATTCCCGTTTCTGATGTGGAAACCCTAAAAGCCAACGGCACGGATATGAAATTGCTGGCAGAACGTGGCGTGCAAGTGTTTTTTACCCAAGTGTTCCGCGATAGTTTTTTCCATGCGGATATGCACCCAGGGAATATTTTCGTGAATCCACAACACCCTGAAAATCCACAATATATTGGCATTGATTGCGGTATTGTTGGGCGTTTGAACGATAATGATAAACGCTATTTAGCAGAAAGTTTTGTCGCCTTTTTTAACCGTGATTATCGCCGAGTGGCGCAAATGCACGTTGATGCAGGTTGGACGCCGCAAGATACCAATATTGATGAATTTGAACAGGCTTTCCGTGAAGTGTGTGAGCCGATTTTCGCCAAGCCCTTATCGGAAATTTCCTTCGGACAGGTATTGCTCAATTTATTTAATGTGGCGCGCGAATTTAATATGCAGGTGCAACCGCAGTTAGTGCTATTACAAAAAACCTTGCTTTACATTGAAGGCTTAGGGCGTCAGCTTTATCCGCAGTTAGATTTATGGGACACCGCCAAACCTTTCTTACAAAACTGGTTGGACGAACAAATGGGCGTGAAAGCCTTGGCAAAAAATTTAAAGGCTAGCCTGCCTTATATTACCGAGCATTTGCCGCAATTCCCCGCAGCCTTAATGGACGCGTTAAAACAGCAAACGCAAATTCGCCAACAGTTACACGAAATCAATAAAAAGTTGGCAAAACAGCAACGCTGGCCGAAAAAAGCCCTTGCGCTGATAATGGGAACGGTGCTGTTTTTAGGAACATTATGGCAATTTTCCGCCTTGCCTTTATGGGCAAATATCGGTTTATTAACGGGCGGTGGGGTACTTTGGCTTATAGCACTGATAATTCCATAGCCTTATAACTACAGGCAAAATGTGGCGATAAATCAATAAAATGTGAAATAATGCAAATTGTCTATTGTTCAAGATGAATAAAAAAGTTATATTTTGGCACGATTTCATTAAGTTAGTTATAGGAGTAAAAAAATGGGTTTAGGTGGCGTAAGTATTTGGCAATTACTCATTGTTTTGTTAATTGTATTAGTTTTCTTCGGCACAAAAAAATTGCGTAATGTAGGTTCAGATTTAGGGACTGCAGTGAAAGGCTTTAAAAACGCAATGAAAGATGATGAAACCGCTGCAGAGCCGAAAAAAATTGCCGATGACGCACAACAAGCGAAAGCGGAAACTGTAAAAGACAAAGAACAGGCATAATCCGTGTTTGATATTGGTTTTTCTGAATTACTGTTAATTTCTATTGTGGGCTTAGTGGTGCTAGGCCCTAAACGCTTGCCCGTGGCGATTCGTACCGTGATGGGCTGGGTTCGCACCATTCGTGGCTTAGCGGCGAATGTACAAAATGAATTAAGCCAAGAATTAAAATTGCAGGAATTACAGGAAAGCATCAAAAAAGCCGAACACCTTAATTTACAGCAACTTTCTCCTGAATTGAGCCAAACGGTGGAAGAATTAAAGGCTTCTGCGGAAAAAATTAAAGCCAATTTAGAAGAAAAAGCGGCAAGCACGCAAACGTCCTTTGAGCATCAAGTGCAAGAATTAAAAAGTGCGGTGCAAAATTCTGAACAAATTTCTCCGCAAGAAACCGCACATCACGACAGCCCTCAAAGTGATACATCAGCAGAAAATGCACTTTCCCCTGCGGATATGGCAGAGCTTGCCGAGCAAGATGAATCTCAATTGGAGCTAACCAGTGCGTACTATCCTGAAGATGATACCCTTGCTGATGTTGCCCCTTCAACAAAATCTCAATCAGAAAAAGCATAAAGGCATTTTATGACTGTTGAAGAAACCCAACCTTTAATTAGCCATTTACTTGAACTGCGTGATCGTTTGTTGCGTTGCGTGTTCGTGGTGGCGGTAGTCTTTTTAGGCTTGGTTTATTTTGCCAACGATATTTATAATTTTGTCGCCTCGCCATTACTCAGCGTAATGCCGTCAGGGGCGAGTATGATCGCAACCAATATCGCGACGCCTTTCTTTACCCCATTGAAATTAACGGGTGTTGTTGCGGTGTTTATTTCTGTACCATTCTTGCTTTACCAAGTGTGGGCATTTATCGCGCCAGCACTGTATCAGCACGAAAAACGCTTAATTTATCCGCTGTTATTTTCTAGCACTGTGCTGTTTTATTTAGGCGTGGCGTTCGCTTATTATGTGGTGTTTCCGCTCGTGTTTGGTTTTCTCACCAAAACCGCACCTGAAGGGGTTGCCATTGCCACGGATATTAGTAGCTACTTAGATTTCGTACTGACCTTATTTTTAGCTTTCGGCGTATGTTTTGAAGTGCCCGTGGCGATTATTTTGCTTTGTTGGTCTGGCGTTACCACCATTGATGACTTGAAGAAAAAACGCCCTTATATTATTGTTGCTTCTTTCGTAATTGGGATGCTACTCACCCCGCCAGATATTTTTTCACAAACCTTACTTGCCATTCCAATGTGTTTATTGTTTGAAGTAGGGTTATTATTTGCACGTTTTTATCG comes from the Avibacterium avium genome and includes:
- the ubiB gene encoding ubiquinone biosynthesis regulatory protein kinase UbiB, translated to MTFKDFKRLYKIIRTFLIYGIDEALPHNAYTRPLRCWRKTLFWLRNQHKDLAFGLRLRLALQELGPVWIKLGQMLSTRRDLFPPEIADELALLQDQVEPFDGKIAREQIEQAFGGKLETWFDDFDETALASASIAQVHTARFNATQPLAGKEVVLKVLRPNIQPQIEADLSWMYKLASWIPRLSSEGHRLRAVEVIREYEKTLRDELDLRTEMANAIKLKANFADSPMLYIPEMYQEFCYRNVITMERIYGIPVSDVETLKANGTDMKLLAERGVQVFFTQVFRDSFFHADMHPGNIFVNPQHPENPQYIGIDCGIVGRLNDNDKRYLAESFVAFFNRDYRRVAQMHVDAGWTPQDTNIDEFEQAFREVCEPIFAKPLSEISFGQVLLNLFNVAREFNMQVQPQLVLLQKTLLYIEGLGRQLYPQLDLWDTAKPFLQNWLDEQMGVKALAKNLKASLPYITEHLPQFPAALMDALKQQTQIRQQLHEINKKLAKQQRWPKKALALIMGTVLFLGTLWQFSALPLWANIGLLTGGGVLWLIALIIP
- the tatA gene encoding Sec-independent protein translocase subunit TatA, whose amino-acid sequence is MGLGGVSIWQLLIVLLIVLVFFGTKKLRNVGSDLGTAVKGFKNAMKDDETAAEPKKIADDAQQAKAETVKDKEQA
- the tatB gene encoding Sec-independent protein translocase protein TatB; its protein translation is MFDIGFSELLLISIVGLVVLGPKRLPVAIRTVMGWVRTIRGLAANVQNELSQELKLQELQESIKKAEHLNLQQLSPELSQTVEELKASAEKIKANLEEKAASTQTSFEHQVQELKSAVQNSEQISPQETAHHDSPQSDTSAENALSPADMAELAEQDESQLELTSAYYPEDDTLADVAPSTKSQSEKA
- the tatC gene encoding twin-arginine translocase subunit TatC, with the protein product MTVEETQPLISHLLELRDRLLRCVFVVAVVFLGLVYFANDIYNFVASPLLSVMPSGASMIATNIATPFFTPLKLTGVVAVFISVPFLLYQVWAFIAPALYQHEKRLIYPLLFSSTVLFYLGVAFAYYVVFPLVFGFLTKTAPEGVAIATDISSYLDFVLTLFLAFGVCFEVPVAIILLCWSGVTTIDDLKKKRPYIIVASFVIGMLLTPPDIFSQTLLAIPMCLLFEVGLLFARFYRPKEDKGNTDSDNSESEAQQHKE